GGCAGCCCCACCACACACGGCCGCCCGGGCGCCGGCTACACGGGACTCTTCTGGCGCGGGCCCCGGGCCTGGACCGGCGCGGACATCATCGCCGACGGGGGCCACGAAGGCGACGCCGTCATGGGCACCCGGGGCGCCTGGGCGGCCATCAGCGGCGAGCACGACGAACTCGACGGCGGCGCGACGGTCCTCGCCTACGCCGGCACCACCAGCGCGTCCACCCCGCTGACGTGGTTCGCCCGCAGCAGCGCCTTCGCCTGCCTCAACCCCTCGCCCGCCTTCGACACGGAGATCAAGCTGGAACCCGGCAAGACCTTGCACCTGACCCACCGCTTCGTGTTCCTCGACCGCATGGTGGATCGCCACGAACTCGAACCGATCTCGCAGAGGTTCGCGCTGTGACTTCACTCCCCGACTTCCCCGGAGCCGTGGGGCTCAGCCAGCTCGAGGTGTACCCCTGGCCCACGGCGGACCACGAGCACGGCGGCTCGCCCCACATGCACCTCGTCTGCGCGGAGTGCTACGTCGTCGTCAGTGGCCGCGGCCGACTGGAGACCCTCAATTACAAGGGGCTCACGACGACCGAGCTGCACGCCGGAGACGTCGTCTGGTTCACCCCCGGCACGATCCACCGAGCCATCAACGACGAGGACCTGCGCGTGATCGTCGTCATGCAGAACAGCGGCCTGCCCGAGGCGGGCGACGCGGTCATGACGTTCCCGCCCGGGTACCTGTCCCCCGAGACCTACCCGGACGCGGCCTCACTCCTCGACACCGACGGCAACCCCAGCCACGAGCGCGCTCAGGCTCGCAGGGATCTGGCCGTCGCAGGCTTCACCGAACTGAAGCGGCAGTGGATGCGAGGAAACCGCTCGGCGTACGAGGACTTCTGCGCGGCAGCGGTACGCATCGTCCAGCCCCGTCTGGAGGCCTGGCAGAAGACGGTCAGCGACGGTGCGCTGGCCGCCGCGCACACTGCACTGCGGCAGATCGACGCACTGCGGCAGTGCCGCTTCGACCACTTGTTCAGCGCGGAGATCTCGCGTATCGCACGCCCTTCCCCGCAGACGCTGGGCATGTGCGGTTTCCTGCGCGCCTACGACCCGGCCCGCCGGGCCGGCTCATCGACCGGGCCGAAGTCAGGCCTGTTCGCGGCCGACGTCGATGAACGTGTCCGACCGGGTGCTGATCTGCCCGGGTCGAGCTGAGGAAAGCGTTTCGAATGAGTTCGATACTGCCGGAGGGCGGTCGAAGCGCAGATGCCGCGACCACCCCGATCTTGTCGGGGATGTACCCCGATCCATCGGTATGCCAGGTCGGAGAGGACTTCTATCTGGCGAATTCGTCGTTCGAGTACAGCCCCGGCGTTCCGATCTGGCATTCCCGGGACCTGGTGTCCTGGCGTCAGATCGGCAACGCCCTGACGAGGGACGAGCAGTTCCCCGCGGGCCGGTCGCCGTCGAGCCGCGGCATCTACGCCCCGACGCTGCGCCATCACGGGGGCCGGTTCTGGCTGATCACCACGAACATCGACGACCCTCGCGGCGGCCATCAGATCTACCAGGCGGGCGACCCGGCCGGGCCGTGGTCCGCGCCGATGTGCCTCACCGAACTCGACGGCATCGACCCGGACCTGGCTTGGGACGACGAGGGTACGTGCCTGGTCACGTACTGCTCGTGGTCGGAGACCGAGATCGGCATC
This region of Streptomyces caelestis genomic DNA includes:
- a CDS encoding cupin domain-containing protein, translating into MTSLPDFPGAVGLSQLEVYPWPTADHEHGGSPHMHLVCAECYVVVSGRGRLETLNYKGLTTTELHAGDVVWFTPGTIHRAINDEDLRVIVVMQNSGLPEAGDAVMTFPPGYLSPETYPDAASLLDTDGNPSHERAQARRDLAVAGFTELKRQWMRGNRSAYEDFCAAAVRIVQPRLEAWQKTVSDGALAAAHTALRQIDALRQCRFDHLFSAEISRIARPSPQTLGMCGFLRAYDPARRAGSSTGPKSGLFAADVDERVRPGADLPGSS